From Methanomassiliicoccales archaeon LGM-RCC1, one genomic window encodes:
- a CDS encoding amino acid permease, producing the protein MAKHGVRILAEGNSHSFGGGFTEETGLVKSIDWRQGVIIAMGVPILILPGIYDIAGTAWGLSIFIWTISVIQGFAQNLAIGELAAALETPGIGGCAQKIFTKPNGGRFGVGKFMGAFTAWSYWFTWTPVIPIFTCTAIDYITKYLEYGLGIGPFDDNIMFAFQILFGIAVYSLIIYVGSKGLSGGAKMGLILALIAIVPLLVVVITPLIGATVGDASSGLTGFSLDRIFENLVPEGWGWGAGDFMMVFGMFAYAQWCACAWESAATYGAEYKTPGKDVPKALISAGLICLALYFMVPFVVYGMMTPGQIDDWGISTMYPIAQFDFGSIGLVIALVLFTAAMIMLIQTAFLGSSRTLYFMGHEGNMPKIFTYTNKNGAPLVAMFFQFTMGVIFVIIIHFGSVGMILAASSFGFCFALGSAMLAYITSYRNPRFKDLERPFKAPKGWYYVACFLCIYQWFVLIPCLAFWCINGGIENGLFSVVIGAIILLIYVPVWVILQWRAGKAEESCYICGKSVEDYNSYILNDSHRDFAEHQDKMDEMDSLPIVLVGDIYVNMCPICYELTFGTANVDGKGSKIKNYMNVERNYDKE; encoded by the coding sequence ATGGCTAAGCATGGAGTAAGGATCCTTGCCGAAGGTAACAGCCACTCTTTTGGAGGAGGTTTTACCGAGGAAACGGGTCTGGTCAAATCCATCGACTGGAGGCAGGGAGTCATCATCGCAATGGGTGTGCCCATCCTGATCCTTCCGGGTATTTACGATATTGCAGGAACCGCCTGGGGACTCAGTATCTTCATTTGGACCATCTCCGTTATCCAAGGTTTCGCTCAAAATCTTGCCATCGGTGAGTTGGCAGCTGCACTCGAGACACCCGGTATTGGTGGTTGTGCGCAGAAGATTTTCACGAAACCGAATGGAGGGAGATTCGGTGTTGGAAAATTCATGGGAGCGTTCACGGCATGGTCGTATTGGTTCACGTGGACCCCTGTTATCCCGATTTTCACTTGTACTGCGATCGATTACATCACCAAATATCTGGAGTATGGTCTCGGAATAGGACCGTTCGATGACAACATTATGTTCGCATTCCAGATCCTGTTCGGTATCGCAGTTTACAGTCTGATTATCTATGTCGGTTCCAAAGGATTGTCCGGCGGAGCGAAGATGGGGCTCATCCTCGCTTTGATCGCTATCGTCCCGCTGCTCGTCGTCGTCATAACGCCGTTGATCGGTGCTACCGTAGGCGACGCATCGTCCGGCCTTACCGGATTCTCCCTGGACAGGATATTCGAGAACCTTGTCCCCGAAGGATGGGGCTGGGGTGCCGGCGACTTCATGATGGTCTTTGGAATGTTCGCGTATGCTCAGTGGTGTGCATGCGCTTGGGAGTCCGCTGCAACCTATGGAGCAGAGTACAAGACCCCTGGAAAGGACGTACCGAAGGCGCTCATCTCCGCAGGTCTCATCTGTCTTGCATTGTACTTCATGGTACCGTTCGTCGTGTACGGAATGATGACTCCTGGTCAGATCGATGACTGGGGAATCTCCACCATGTACCCGATCGCACAGTTCGACTTCGGAAGCATCGGATTGGTCATTGCACTGGTCTTGTTCACCGCAGCGATGATCATGCTTATCCAGACCGCATTCCTCGGTTCCTCGAGGACCCTGTACTTCATGGGTCACGAGGGTAACATGCCCAAGATCTTCACCTACACCAATAAGAACGGTGCGCCTCTCGTGGCCATGTTCTTCCAGTTCACCATGGGTGTGATCTTTGTCATCATCATCCACTTCGGTTCTGTGGGAATGATCCTGGCAGCATCCTCATTCGGATTCTGTTTCGCATTGGGTTCTGCGATGCTCGCATACATCACTTCGTACAGGAACCCCAGGTTCAAGGACCTCGAGAGGCCCTTCAAGGCCCCCAAGGGATGGTACTATGTGGCCTGTTTCCTGTGCATCTATCAGTGGTTCGTCCTGATCCCCTGTCTCGCATTCTGGTGCATAAACGGCGGAATCGAGAACGGATTGTTCTCCGTTGTCATCGGTGCCATCATCCTGTTGATCTATGTCCCTGTCTGGGTCATCCTCCAGTGGAGGGCCGGAAAGGCTGAGGAGAGCTGCTACATCTGCGGAAAGTCCGTGGAGGACTACAACTCCTACATCCTGAACGACTCCCACCGCGACTTCGCGGAGCACCAGGACAAGATGGATGAGATGGATTCTCTGCCCATCGTACTCGTCGGAGACATCTACGTCAACATGTGCCCGATCTGCTACGAGCTCACTTTCGGTACCGCCAATGTCGATGGCAAGGGCTCGAAGATAAAGAACTACATGAATGTTGAAAGGAATTACGACAAGGAGTGA
- a CDS encoding YcxB family protein has product MEVDIGRKRFSFTLDDSLTREEMKKIGRAIQYRNQKKMIATVIIITLLIALITIFINRIAIMLYIVLLVQIAVYLEFGSRSIADNLKKKFPISYDFYEDGLIEHEEGKDTLLMYDQFSGINMNEYVFTMVGKGSEVVVIPRSRLDEESTELVMKLGRILARRKKRVLKTSGKNSS; this is encoded by the coding sequence ATGGAAGTAGACATCGGAAGGAAGCGCTTCTCATTCACTCTCGACGACAGCCTCACCAGGGAGGAGATGAAGAAGATCGGCCGTGCGATCCAGTACAGGAACCAGAAGAAGATGATCGCCACCGTGATCATAATAACCCTGCTGATCGCTCTCATCACGATTTTCATCAATCGTATTGCTATAATGCTGTACATCGTTCTGTTGGTTCAAATCGCCGTCTACCTGGAGTTCGGATCAAGGAGCATAGCTGACAATCTGAAGAAGAAGTTCCCTATCAGCTATGATTTCTATGAGGACGGTCTCATCGAGCATGAGGAAGGGAAGGATACCCTCCTGATGTACGATCAGTTCAGCGGCATAAACATGAACGAGTACGTCTTCACAATGGTCGGAAAGGGAAGCGAGGTCGTCGTGATCCCCAGGAGTCGTCTCGATGAGGAATCGACAGAGTTGGTCATGAAGCTCGGAAGGATTCTCGCCAGAAGGAAGAAGAGGGTCCTGAAGACCTCAGGCAAGAACTCATCCTGA